The Alphaproteobacteria bacterium LSUCC0719 genomic interval TTCATCGTCAACAGCAACAACCTCGATATTCTGTGTGGTGTTGCGTGTCGCACCCATATGGCCGGCCATCTTCTTGCCCTTGAACACCTTGCCGGGTTCCTGACACTGGCCGGTTGAACCATGCGAGCGGTGCGAAATCGACACACCGTGCGACGCACGAAGACCGCCAAAATTGTGACGCTTCATGGCGCCGGCAAAGCCCTTACCCTGGGTGGTACCAACGACATCGACCTTCTGGCCGGCGACAAAGTGGCTTGGCGCCAGCGTGGCACCAACCTCGATGACGGCATCCTCGGCAACCCGGAATTCGGCAACCTTCGACTTCGGCAGAACATTGGCCTTGGCAAAGTGACCGCGCATCGCCTTCGATACATTCTTGGCCTTGGCCGCACCCGCGCCAAGCTGCACGGCCGAATAGCCGTCGCGCTCGCCGGTACGAACCGAAACAACCTGGACATCGTCCATCTTCAAAACCGTTACCGGAACGTGACGACCGGCTTCGTTGAAGACCCGTGTCATGCCCAGCTTGCGGGCAATAACTCCGCTACGCATTGGCCCTGCCCCTTCCTACAGCTTGATCTCGACATCAACGCCGGCGGCGAGATCGAGCTTCATCAGCGCGTCCACCGTCTGCGGAGTCGGATCAACGATATCCAGCAGACGCTTGTGCGTCCGCATTTCGAACTGTTCCCGGCTTTTCTTGTCGATGTGCGGCGAACGCAGCACCGTCATGCGCCGGATGTTGGTCGGCAGCGGGATGGGGCCCCGGACTTCTGCACCGGTACGCTTGGCCGTGTTGACGATCTCGTTCGTCGACTGGTCGAGGATACGATGATCGAACGCCTTCAGCCGGATACGGATGTTCTGGGTTTCCATGACTGCTTTCCCTTATAAACTGCAATAAAGAGGGGCGCCGAACGCCCCTCTCCATATAACCCTGCCTACTTTACGATTGAGGCGACGACGCCTGCACCGACGGTACGACCGCCTTCACGGATGGCGAAGCGAAGACCTTCATCCATCGCGATCGGCGCGATCAGCGTGACCGTCATCGCGATATTGTCGCCAGGCATCACCATCTCGGTGCCCGACGGCAGCTCGACCGAACCGGTCACATCCGTCGTCCGGAAGTAGAATTGCGGGCGATAGTTCGAGAAGAACGGCGTATGACGACCACCCTCTTCCTTCGTCAGAACATAGGCCTCGCACTTGAACTCGGTATGCGGCGTGATCGAACCCGGTGCCGACAGAACCTGGCCGCGCTCGACATCCTCACGCTTCGTGCCGCGAAGCAGAACACCGACATTGTCGCCGGCCTCGCCCTGGTCCAGAAGCTTGCGGAACATCTCAACACCCGTGCAGGTCGTCTTCGTGGTGTCCTTCAGACCCACAATCTCGATCTCTTCACCAACATTCACAATGCCGCGCTCGATACGACCCGTCACAACCGTGCCACGACCCGAAATCGAGAACACATCCTCGATCGGCATCAGGAACGGCTGGTCCTTCGGACGCTCGGGCTGCGGAATGTAATCGTCAACTGCCGCCATCAGCTCGCGGATCGCATCCGCACCAATCGCCGCATCACCATCCTCAAGAGCCGCCAGCGCAGACCCCTTCACAATCGGAATGTCGTCGCCGGGAAACTCATAGCTCGACAGCAGCTCGCGGATCTCCATCTCCACAAGCTCCAGAAGCTCCTCATCGTCAACCTGGTCGACCTTGTTCATGAATACGCACAGCGCCGGAACACCAACCTGGCGCGCCAGAAGAATATGCTCGCGGGTCTGCGGCATCGGGCCGTCAGCCGCCGACACAACCAGAATCGCGCCATCCATCTGCGCCGCACCCGTGATCATGTTCTTCACATAATCGGCGTGACCGGGACAATCCACATGCGCATAGTGACGGTTCTCCGTCTCATACTCGACATGGGCCGTCGAAATCGTGATCCCGCGGGCACGCTCCTCAGGTGCCTTGTCAATCTGATCATAGGCCTGAAACTCAGCGCCGCCTGCCTCAGCCATAACCTTCGTAATCGCCGCCGTCAGCGTCGTCTTGCCATGGTCAACATGGCCAATCGTGCCAATGTTCACATGAGGCTTGGAACGATCAAACTTCTCCTTGGACATCCTTACGGTCTCCTGTCTGTCTATCTAACGTGTTCAGGCCATCTTGGCGCGGACTTCATCAGCCACGGCCTGCGGAACCTGTTCATAATGGTCAAACTGCATCGAATACTGGGCACGGCCCTGGCTCATCGAGCGCAGTGTGTTGATGTAACCAAACATGTTGGCAAGCGGCACCATCGCGTCGATGGCGCGGGCGTTACCACGCTGGTCCATACCCCCGACATTGCCACGGCGGCTGTTCAGGTCGCCGATGATGTCACCCATATATTCCTCAGGTGTCAGCACCTCGACCTTCATCACCGGCTCAAGAAGCTTCGGTGACGCCTTCTGCATGGCCTCGCGGAATGCAGCACGGGCCGCAATTTCGAACGCGAGAACCGACGAGTCAACATCATGGCTGGCGCCGTCGACCAGCTCGACCTCGAAGTCGATGACCGGGAAGCCTGCAATGCTGCCGGTGTCCTTGGCCTGCTCCAGACCCTTTTCAACGCCTGGCACATATTCACGAGGTACCGAACCACCGACGACCGAGTTGGTGAAGTTGTATCCACCTTCAGCAAGCGGCCGGAAGATCAGCTTCACGCGCGCGAACTGGCCGGAACCACCGGACTGCTTCTTGTGAGTGTAATCGATTTCGGCTTCGCGGGTGATGGTCTCGCGATAGGCAACCTGCGGTGCGCCGATATTGGCCTCGACCTTGAATTCACGCTTCAGGCGGTCGACAAGAATGTCGAGGTGGAGTTCACCCATGCCGCGCATGATTGTCTGGCCGGACTCCGGATCAGAGCTGACCTGGAAGGACGGATCCTCCGCAGCAAGACGCTGCAGACCTGTCGACATCTTTTCCTGGTCATTCTTCGACTTCGGCTCAATCGCAATTTCGATAACCGGATCGGGGAAGGTCATTGTTTCGAGAACAACCGGCTTTGCAACATCACACATGGTGTCACCGGTCGTTGTTTCCTTCATCCCGGCAAGCGCCACGATATCGCCGGCGAATGCCTCTTCGATCTCTTCACGGTTGTTCGAATGCATCATCATCATCCGGCCAACGCGCTCTTTCTTGCCCTTGGTCGAGTTCAGGATGCTGTCGCCCTTCTTCAGGCTGCCGGAATAGATCCGCAGGAAGGTCAGCGACCCCACAAACGGATCGTTCATGATCTTGAAGGCCAGACCGGACAGCGGATCCGCATCATCGGCCTTACGCTCGATGTTACGGGTTTCTGTCGCGTCGCCCGGTGCAAAGCCGGTATAGGCAGGCACGTCAAGCGGGCCGGGCAGATAGTCGATCACCGCGTTCAGAAGCGGCTGCACGCCCTTGTTTTTGAACGCCGAGCCACACAGAACAGGCACAAACGACATGTTCAGGGTGCCAAGACGGATAAGCCGGCGAAGGGTTGCTTCATCCGGCTCCTCGCCCTCAAGGAAGGCTTCCATCGCAACATCGTCCTGCTCGACGGCAAGTTCGATCAGCGTGGCGCGCATGTCGGCAGCCTTGTCGGCAAGCTCGGCGCGGATATCCTGAACGGTCCAGCTTGCGCCAAGATCCTCGGAATTCCAGACCCATTCCTTCATCTCGATCAGATCGACAATGCCGGCAAACTCATTCTCGGCACCGATCGGCATCTGGATCGGGGCCGGAACGGCTCCGGTGCGATCGCGGATCATGTCAACGCAGTTGAAGAAGTCGGCGCCGATCTTGTCCATCTTGTTGACAAAGACAACGCGCGGCACGGAATACCGGTCGGCCTGGCGCCATACGGTCTCAGTCTGCGGCTCGACACCGGCATTGGCATCAAGAACGCAAACCGCGCCGTCAAGAACAGCCAGCGAACGCTCGACCTCGATTGTGAAGTCGACGTGGCCAGGCGTGTCGATGATGTTGAAGCGGAATTTCGCAGCTTCTGAATCGGTACCGAATTCACCGGTCGGCGTGTCGCCGTCATTTGTCCGGAACCAGAAACAGGTCGTCGCAGCAGAGGTGATGGTGATACCACGCTCCTGCTCCTGCTCCATCCAGTCCATGGTGGCATTGCCGTCATGCACTTCGCCGATCTTGTGCGACCGGCCGGTGTAATAGAGAATCCGCTCGGTGGCGGTCGTCTTGCCGGCATCGATATGGGCCATGATGCCGAAATTACGGTAACGATCTAGCGTATAGTCTCTTGCCATGTCCTGGATCTCCTGCCGGGTCTTTACCAGCGGTAATGCGAAAAGGCGCGGTTGGCTTCGGCCATCTTGTGCGTGTCTTCACGCTTCTTCACGGCATTGCCACGGTTGTTGGCGGCATCCATCAGTTCCGACGAAAGACGCTCAACCATGGTGGTCTCGCCACGCTTGCGCGAGCTGTCGATCAGCCAGCGAATGGCAAGCGCCTGCGCCCGCTCTGCGCGAACCTCGACGGGAACCTGATAGGTAGCACCACCAACGCGGCGGGACCGGACCTCAAGATGCGGCCGTACGTTTTCCAGCGCATCGTGGAATACCTTCACAGGCTCGCTGCCGGACTTCGACTCGATGCGGTCGAACGCACCATAGACAATGCGCTCGGCGACCGAGCGCTTGCCGTCATACATCAGGCAGGACATGAATTTTGAAACAACCTTGTCCTTGAACTTCGCATCGGGAAGTACGGGACGTTTTTCAGCGCGGTGACGACGTGACATCTCGGCCTCTTGCTTACTTAGGACGCTTG includes:
- the rplC gene encoding 50S ribosomal protein L3, with translation MRSGVIARKLGMTRVFNEAGRHVPVTVLKMDDVQVVSVRTGERDGYSAVQLGAGAAKAKNVSKAMRGHFAKANVLPKSKVAEFRVAEDAVIEVGATLAPSHFVAGQKVDVVGTTQGKGFAGAMKRHNFGGLRASHGVSISHRSHGSTGQCQEPGKVFKGKKMAGHMGATRNTTQNIEVVAVDDEEGVVLLQGAVPGPKGGWVLISDAVKVALPEGVPFPAGLVSDAAAAAPAGDEAPAEEAAADETVADEAVSEAEAEAEAPADDAAADEGKNDES
- the rpsJ gene encoding 30S ribosomal protein S10 encodes the protein METQNIRIRLKAFDHRILDQSTNEIVNTAKRTGAEVRGPIPLPTNIRRMTVLRSPHIDKKSREQFEMRTHKRLLDIVDPTPQTVDALMKLDLAAGVDVEIKL
- the tuf gene encoding elongation factor Tu, with protein sequence MSKEKFDRSKPHVNIGTIGHVDHGKTTLTAAITKVMAEAGGAEFQAYDQIDKAPEERARGITISTAHVEYETENRHYAHVDCPGHADYVKNMITGAAQMDGAILVVSAADGPMPQTREHILLARQVGVPALCVFMNKVDQVDDEELLELVEMEIRELLSSYEFPGDDIPIVKGSALAALEDGDAAIGADAIRELMAAVDDYIPQPERPKDQPFLMPIEDVFSISGRGTVVTGRIERGIVNVGEEIEIVGLKDTTKTTCTGVEMFRKLLDQGEAGDNVGVLLRGTKREDVERGQVLSAPGSITPHTEFKCEAYVLTKEEGGRHTPFFSNYRPQFYFRTTDVTGSVELPSGTEMVMPGDNIAMTVTLIAPIAMDEGLRFAIREGGRTVGAGVVASIVK
- the fusA gene encoding elongation factor G; translation: MARDYTLDRYRNFGIMAHIDAGKTTATERILYYTGRSHKIGEVHDGNATMDWMEQEQERGITITSAATTCFWFRTNDGDTPTGEFGTDSEAAKFRFNIIDTPGHVDFTIEVERSLAVLDGAVCVLDANAGVEPQTETVWRQADRYSVPRVVFVNKMDKIGADFFNCVDMIRDRTGAVPAPIQMPIGAENEFAGIVDLIEMKEWVWNSEDLGASWTVQDIRAELADKAADMRATLIELAVEQDDVAMEAFLEGEEPDEATLRRLIRLGTLNMSFVPVLCGSAFKNKGVQPLLNAVIDYLPGPLDVPAYTGFAPGDATETRNIERKADDADPLSGLAFKIMNDPFVGSLTFLRIYSGSLKKGDSILNSTKGKKERVGRMMMMHSNNREEIEEAFAGDIVALAGMKETTTGDTMCDVAKPVVLETMTFPDPVIEIAIEPKSKNDQEKMSTGLQRLAAEDPSFQVSSDPESGQTIMRGMGELHLDILVDRLKREFKVEANIGAPQVAYRETITREAEIDYTHKKQSGGSGQFARVKLIFRPLAEGGYNFTNSVVGGSVPREYVPGVEKGLEQAKDTGSIAGFPVIDFEVELVDGASHDVDSSVLAFEIAARAAFREAMQKASPKLLEPVMKVEVLTPEEYMGDIIGDLNSRRGNVGGMDQRGNARAIDAMVPLANMFGYINTLRSMSQGRAQYSMQFDHYEQVPQAVADEVRAKMA
- the rpsG gene encoding 30S ribosomal protein S7, which produces MSRRHRAEKRPVLPDAKFKDKVVSKFMSCLMYDGKRSVAERIVYGAFDRIESKSGSEPVKVFHDALENVRPHLEVRSRRVGGATYQVPVEVRAERAQALAIRWLIDSSRKRGETTMVERLSSELMDAANNRGNAVKKREDTHKMAEANRAFSHYRW